A window of Apium graveolens cultivar Ventura chromosome 8, ASM990537v1, whole genome shotgun sequence contains these coding sequences:
- the LOC141677079 gene encoding uncharacterized protein LOC141677079 isoform X1 produces the protein MVHSQAPTGADATDLERATFALFMQPDWDEKLSFPEKSTYSSRGMFFVLYKCLIYGKGTVQIEEKGTIRTCLTKIPKNLLFFSDGYLLKYFSKISGVLNLEQLLDPIFGIPYLWRVH, from the exons ATGGTTCACTCACAG GCACCAACGGGGGCAGATGCTACTGATCTTGAACGTGCAACTTTTGCTCTGTTTATGCAGCCTGACTG GGACGAGAAGCTTAGCTTCCCAGAAAAAAGTACATATTCATCAAGAGGTATGTTTTTTGTATTGTACAAATGCCTTATATACGGAAAAGGAACAGTGCAGATCGAAGAAAAAGGGACAATAAGAACTTGCCTTACAAAAATACCAAAGAACTTGCTGTTTTTTTCTGATGGATATCTTTtgaaatatttttcaaaaatcagcGGGGTCTTGAATCTTGAACAGCTAC TTGATCCCATCTTTGGGATCCCTTACCTATGGAGAGTACACTGA
- the LOC141677444 gene encoding transmembrane and coiled-coil domain-containing protein STS1-like produces MMRDRAAFEQKVKEYCKKYAKAEDIQDIPEEILSDEQLSEAESNSSDELHSLVSALACPIALLNVLDRIDSKWAIAVDRADQVGLLLTEEVLLKGLHGKRPVPLVGFSLGA; encoded by the exons ATGATGCGTGATAGAGCTGCATTTGAACAGAAAGTTAAAG AATACTGCAAAAAATATGCCAAGGCAGAAGATATACAAGACATCCCAGAAGAAATTTTAAGTGATGAACAGCTAAGTGAAGCTGAATCCAACTCGAGCGACGAATTACACTCTCTTGTCAGTGCACTGGCCTGTCCAATAGCATTACTTAATGTTCTTGATCGTATTGACAGCAAATGGGCAATTGCCGTAGACAG GGCTGATCAGGTTGGATTGTTACTCACTGAAGAAGTTCTGCTGAAGGGACTGCATGGAAAGAG GCCGGTGCCACTAGTAGGGTTTTCACTTGGAGCATGA
- the LOC141677079 gene encoding uncharacterized protein LOC141677079 isoform X2: MTDLADLPMILLQQCCSLSTSCPMLAMAENRMAENPEEMAGRNKDDETRSVTGLVAGVAGLSLRRMSVSLWRKAIPA, from the exons ATGACTGATTTGGCAGATCTTCCAATGATACTTCTGCAACAG TGTTGTTCGTTATCAACATCCTGCCCAATGTTGGCGATGGCAGAGAACCGGATGGCGGAGAATCCTGAAGAGATGGCAGGGCGGAATAAAGATGACGAGACACGCTCTGTGACAGGCCTCGTTGCTGGTGTTGCAGGCCTCAGCTTGCGTAGAATGTCTGTTAGTCTTTGGCGAAAAGCCATACCTGCCTAA